A single genomic interval of Helianthus annuus cultivar XRQ/B chromosome 13, HanXRQr2.0-SUNRISE, whole genome shotgun sequence harbors:
- the LOC110898034 gene encoding protein transport protein SEC13 homolog B — MPGQKIETGHSDIIHDVSMDYYGKRVASASSDATIKINSLTSVPLATLTGHNGPVWQVTWAHPKFGSLLASCSYDGTVIIWKEDNLNTWTPAHTFNDHKSSVNSIAWAPHELGLCLACGSSDGNISVYTARSDGGWDTTKIEQAHPVGVTSVTWAPSMEPGSLIGSGEFEPVQKLASGGNDNTVKIWKFANGVWKMDCVSALKMHTDLVRDVAWAPNLGLPKSTIASGSQDGRVVIWTMAKEGEEWKGKVLNDFNAPVWRVSWSLTGNLLAVASGDNNVTLWKEAVDGEWQQVTTVE; from the coding sequence ATGCCAGGCCAAAAGATTGAAACAGGTCACTCAGACATCATCCATGACGTCAGCATGGATTATTACGGAAAACGCGTGGCATCTGCCTCCTCCGATGCCACTATCAAGATAAACAGTTTAACATCAGTGCCCCTCGCTACTTTGACCGGTCATAACGGGCCTGTTTGGCAGGTTACATGGGCTCACCCCAAGTTCGGCTCACTTCTCGCATCATGTTCATACGATGGCACTGTCATAATCTGGAAAGAAGACAATCTAAACACTTGGACACCTGCTCACACCTTCAATGACCACAAGTCATCTGTTAACTCAATCGCGTGGGCCCCACACGAGCTCGGCCTTTGCTTGGCTTGCGGGTCGTCTGACGGGAACATCTCCGTCTACACTGCCAGGTCAGATGGTGGGTGGGACACTACAAAGATCGAGCAAGCTCATCCGGTTGGTGTAACCTCTGTCACGTGGGCCCCTTCGATGGAGCCCGGTTCGTTAATTGGGTCAGGCGAGTTTGAACCTGTTCAGAAACTGGCTTCTGGTGGGAATGACAACACTGTGAAGATTTGGAAGTTTGCTAACGGAGTTTGGAAAATGGACTGTGTGTCGGCTCTTAAAATGCACACGGATTTGGTTCGGGATGTGGCTTGGGCCCCCAATTTGGGCCTTCCAAAGTCTACGATCGCAAGTGGGTCGCAAGATGGTCGGGTTGTTATATGGACTATGGCTAAGGAAGGGGAGGAGTGGAAGGGTAAGGTGTTAAATGACTTTAACGCCCCTGTTTGGAGGGTCTCGTGGTCGCTTACTGGGAATTTGCTGGCTGTTGCCTCTGGGGACAATAATGTCACTTTATGGAAAGAAGCTGTTGATGGAGAATGGCAACAAGTGACAACTGTTGAGTAG
- the LOC110898033 gene encoding uncharacterized protein LOC110898033, which translates to MAIRMPFSAFGICLSTSYKQEINKNRMLLHMKSGNGKQRYNVRIMSSMMICDSDITPDPTPSEMIKEFYKCMNEKNVKRLENYLAKDCFFEDYSFPKPFSGKKEVSRFLKQLTAGMGPNVEFRVSHIYEGDDDLIAGVNWHLEWKNKQVPFTRGCSLYRLTREGERLTIRNAQVFVESPIKPGDLFLVLLKIVTSLFDAFPEATEWFFRSQKMIVQVLLKIYSMFLVPFISPIVSFYVNLGKVIVQFVSIALKILEWCYRFFTTTEN; encoded by the exons ATGGCTATCCGAATGCCATTTTCGGCTTTTGGTATTTGCCTTTCAACATCATACAAAcaagaaataaataaaaaccGAATGCTGTTGCACATGAAAAGTGGGAATGGAAAGCAACGTTACAACGTGAGAATCATGTCATCAATGATGATTTGTGACTCGGATATCACACCTGATCCTACACCATCAGAGATGATAAAAGAGTTCTACAAATGCATGAATGAAAAGAATGTAAAGCGACTTGAAAACTATCTCGCCAAAGATTGTTTCTTTGAGGACTACTCGTTTCCTAAACCGTTCTCTGGCAAAAAG GAGGTTAGCCGTTTTCTTAAACAGCTAACCGCAGGAATGGGTCCAAACGTTGAGTTTCGTGTTAGTCATATCTATGAAGGTGATGATGATCTGATAGCTGGAGTCAATTGGCACCTTG AATGGAAAAACAAACAGGTGCCATTCACGAGAGGCTGCAGTCTGTACAGATTAACAAGGGAAGGAGAAAGATTAACAATTAG GAATGCACAAGTTTTTGTTGAGTCACCAATCAAACCAGGCGATCTGTTCCTG GTGTTGTTAAAGATTGTGACTTCATTATTTGATGCTTTCCCAGAGGCTACTGAAT GGTTCTTTAGGAGTCAGAAAATGATAGTCCAAGTATTGTTGAAGATCTACAGTATGTTTTTGGTCCCGTTCATAAGCCCGATAGTGTCATTCTACGTAAACCTTGGGAAAGTAATCGTGCAATTCGTGAGCATCGCACTCAAGATATTAGAATGGTGCTATAGATTTTTTACAACAACCGAAAACTAA